From the genome of Malus domestica chromosome 04, GDT2T_hap1, one region includes:
- the LOC103419314 gene encoding DNA topoisomerase 6 subunit A, whose amino-acid sequence MADKKGKRRRTDPSSDDETHHPNKKVPKKDTIINKTLENLRSTTAAASSSKSLSLADLPISSTCREVRELDHESVQYEIELQMLKVIKSILDGNGFTFQVPSRAAANQLYIPELDRIVLKDKTSLRPYANVSTVRKATITARVLQLIHQLCLKDIHVTKRDLFYTDVKLFQDQNQSDSVLDDAACMVGCTRSSLNVIASEKGVVVGRLIFSDNGDMIDCTKMGMGGKAIPPNIRKVGDVQSDALFILLVEKDAAFIRLSEDRFYNRFPCIILTAKGQPDVATRLFLRKLKLELKLPVLALVDSDPYGLKILSVYGCGSKNMSYDSANLTTPDIKWLGIRPSDLDKYKIPEQCRLTMTDQDIKTGKEMLEEDFVKKNPKWVEELTLMVKTKQKAEIQALSAFGFQYLTQVYLPLKLQEQDWI is encoded by the coding sequence ATGGCGGACAAGAAAGGGAAACGCCGTCGAACCGACCCGAGCTCCGACGATGAAACCCACCATCCCAACAAGAAGGTCCCCAAGAAAGACACAATCATCAACAAAACCCTCGAGAACCTCCGCTCCACCACCGCCGCCGCCTCCTCCTCCAAATCCCTAAGCCTGGCCGACCTCCCCATCTCCTCCACCTGCCGCGAGGTCCGCGAACTCGACCACGAGTCTGTACAGTACGAGATCGAACTCCAAATGCTCAAGGTCATCAAATCCATCCTCGACGGCAACGGCTTCACATTCCAGGTCCCCTCACGCGCCGCCGCCAACCAGCTGTACATCCCGGAGCTCGACCGCATCGTGTTGAAGGACAAGACTTCCCTTCGCCCGTACGCCAACGTCTCCACCGTCCGCAAGGCCACCATCACAGCTCGTGTTCTGCAGCTGATTCACCAGCTCTGCCTCAAGGACATCCACGTCACCAAGCGTGACCTTTTCTACACCGATGTCAAGCTCTTTCAGGACCAGAATCAGTCCGATTCGGTCCTCGATGATGCGGCCTGTATGGTTGGCTGTACGCGCTCTAGTCTCAATGTGATTGCCTCAGAGAAAGGTGTAGTTGTGGGGAGGCTTATATTCAGCGACAATGGCGATATGATTGATTGCACAAAAATGGGAATGGGCGGAAAAGCCATTCCGCCCAATATCCGCAAAGTTGGGGATGTGCAGAGTGATGCATTGTTCATACTGCTGGTTGAGAAGGATGCGGCTTTTATTCGATTGTCTGAGGATCGGTTTTACAATAGGTTTCCGTGTATTATCCTGACTGCGAAGGGGCAACCTGATGTAGCCACTAGACTCTTTTTGAGGAAATTGAAGCTTGAATTGAAGCTACCGGTGCTCGCCCTTGTGGACAGTGATCCATATGGCCTGAAGATTTTATCGGTTTATGGTTGTGGGTCGAAGAACATGTCATACGACAGTGCGAATTTGACCACACCGGATATCAAATGGTTGGGGATACGGCCGAGTGATTTGGACAAGTACAAAATTCCAGAGCAGTGTAGGTTGACGATGACAGATCAGGATATCAAAACAGGGAAAGAAATGTTggaggaagattttgtgaagaAGAATCCAAAATGGGTTGAGGAGCTGACTCTTATGGTGAAGACCAAGCAGAAAGCAGAGATTCAGGCTCTGAGCGCATTTGGCTTTCAATATCTGACTCAGGTTTACTTGCCGCTAAAACTGCAGGAGCAGGATTGGATATGA
- the LOC103400356 gene encoding zinc finger CCCH domain-containing protein 11-like isoform X1 — protein MPPKQQSKADLAKKQKIVEDKTFGLKNKNKSKNVQKYVQTLKQSVQPKPDPSKTAAKKKKEEEKAKDKELNDLFKVAISQPKVPVGVDPKSILCEFYKAGQCAKGFKCKFSHDLNVQRKGEKIDIYSDKRDNEETMEDWDQETLEKMVESKKNEYQQNKPTDIICKYFLEAVEKKQYGWFWVCPNGGKNCHYRHALPPGYVLKSQMKALLDEESEKIPIEEEIENQRVKLTTSTPMTPELFMQWKKKKIAERDASLAAKMAERAKNDRMSGRELFLSDSSLFVDDAEADEKYHKEEEPAVAEKKANENSNGDGPSNSATAGGDAEVTNVDDDDELDIDELNELEASLSNVAIQDPGTHA, from the exons ATGCCGCCGAAGCAGCAATCGAAGGCCGATTTGGCGAAGAAGCAGAAGATCGTAGAGGACAAGACCTTCGGGctcaagaacaagaacaagagcaAGAATGTCCAGAAGTATGTTCAGACCCTCAAGCAATCTGTCCAGCCGAAACCCGATCCTTCCAAGACCGCCGCTAAG aagaagaaggaggaagagaaggccAAGGACAAGGAACTGAATGACTTATTTAAGGTTGCTATTAGTCAACCGAAAGTACCAGTTG GTGTTGATCCCAAGTCTATACTATGTGAGTTCTATAAAGCGGGGCAGTGTGCAAAGGGTTTCAAGTGCAAGTTCTCACATGATTTGAATGTTCAGAGGAAAGGAGAAAAGATTGACATTTACAGTGATAAGCGTGATAATG AAGAAACAATGGAGGATTGGGATCAAGAAACTTTGGAGAAGATGGTCGAGTCGAAGAAAAATGAGTACCAGCAGAACAAACCAACTGACATT ATCTGTAAATACTTCTTAGAAGCAGTGGAGAAGAAACAATATGGTTGGTTTTGGGTCTGTCCCAATGGAGGCAAAAATTGCCACTACAGGCATGCTCTTCCTCCAGGATATGTTTTGAAGTCACAGATGAAGGCTCTGCTGGACGAGGAGAGTGAAAAAATACCCATTGAGGAGGAGATTGAAAATCAG CGTGTTAAATTGACAACTTCAACACCTATGACTCCTGAGCTATTTATgcaatggaagaagaaaaagattgcAGAAAGAGATGCCAGCTTAGCTGCAAAAATGGCAGAGCGAGCTAAGAATGACCGTATGAG TGGCCGTGAACTATTTTTGTCAGATTCTAGCTTATTTGTGGATGATGCTGAGGCAGATGAGAAGTACCACAAGGAGGAAGAACCTGCAGTTGCTGAAAAGAAG GCCAATGAGAACTCTAATGGAGATGGACCGAGCAACTCAGCAACAGCTGGTGGTGATGCTGAAGTTACCAAtgttgatgatgacgatgaacTGGACATAGATGAGTTAAACGAGTTGGAAGCAAGCTTATCGAATGTAGCAATTCAAGATCCAGGCACTCATGCTTAG